In the genome of bacterium, one region contains:
- a CDS encoding LAGLIDADG family homing endonuclease, with amino-acid sequence MRAKVVEKSRAIQLRKNGLSVKQIAQKLSVSKGSVSPWVKLVVVPKEKRKKIRERMLMGGEKGRKKILRGWDEYRILHPKPPPYVKPVRLIDTFFDKWSPEMAYVLGYFAADGCMFRNKRGSYYIEFTSTDIELIACVKSILESTNKLERYKLKNPKYKIRYNIQLGSKSAFLSLNKLGLTPNKSLIIKFPAVPDEYLGHFLRGNLDGDGCVTFTNYFRKDRGKRYLSLMIRFTSGSRVFLVGMKNRIEQKIPNIGGSLILYTPRHHVLAYCTSSARQLYKIMYPNKLVPCLKRKRDIFLRAFEILDP; translated from the coding sequence ATGAGAGCAAAAGTTGTGGAAAAGTCGCGGGCAATTCAATTGCGTAAAAACGGTTTAAGTGTGAAACAGATTGCTCAAAAATTAAGCGTCAGCAAGGGTAGTGTCAGTCCTTGGGTGAAGCTGGTTGTTGTTCCGAAAGAAAAGAGAAAAAAGATCCGCGAAAGAATGTTAATGGGCGGAGAGAAGGGGAGAAAGAAAATTTTGCGAGGTTGGGATGAATATCGAATATTGCATCCAAAACCGCCACCATATGTTAAACCAGTCCGTTTAATTGACACTTTTTTTGACAAGTGGTCGCCCGAAATGGCGTATGTGCTGGGCTATTTTGCAGCGGACGGCTGTATGTTTCGAAACAAGCGTGGGTCTTATTATATCGAATTTACCTCCACAGACATTGAGTTGATTGCATGTGTAAAAAGTATTTTGGAATCAACAAACAAACTTGAACGATACAAGCTTAAAAACCCAAAATATAAAATCAGGTATAATATTCAGCTTGGGAGTAAAAGTGCTTTCTTGTCGCTTAATAAACTTGGTTTAACACCAAATAAGAGTTTAATAATCAAGTTTCCAGCTGTGCCTGATGAGTATTTGGGGCATTTTTTGCGTGGTAACCTTGATGGCGACGGCTGTGTTACTTTCACAAATTATTTTCGAAAAGACAGGGGAAAAAGATATTTGAGTTTAATGATCCGTTTCACCAGTGGAAGTAGAGTGTTTTTAGTCGGGATGAAAAATAGGATTGAACAAAAAATACCGAATATCGGTGGAAGTTTGATATTATACACTCCAAGGCACCATGTTTTGGCGTATTGCACGTCAAGTGCTAGACAACTGTATAAGATAATGTATCCTAATAAATTAGTGCCCTGTCTAAAGCGTAAACGTGACATTTTTCTTAGGGCATTTGAGATTTTGGACCCGTAG
- a CDS encoding thioredoxin domain-containing protein → MEENISNKSTLPAIIVLVVIVVVVGFLLTKAKVPPATKPAVQQAGSAPTEPPFDPASIPAVSAQDYIKGSATATTTIVLYSDTQCPYCRVFYPELKKVLSENPDVRLVYRPTPFKPTGQVEEKAMDCANDQGKYWEYLDAIYTSTDTENIIDPARLAKIGTDLGLDGTVFSQCLSSDKYGSKTQIYLDAARVAKITGTPTSIIIGPKGATPIRGAVGADQLAKVVNSVK, encoded by the coding sequence ATGGAAGAAAACATATCAAACAAATCAACATTACCGGCAATCATCGTTTTAGTTGTTATTGTGGTTGTCGTGGGTTTTTTGCTTACTAAAGCAAAAGTGCCACCAGCAACAAAGCCAGCTGTTCAACAAGCCGGTAGCGCGCCAACAGAACCACCATTCGATCCAGCCTCTATTCCCGCTGTATCAGCCCAAGACTACATTAAAGGTTCTGCGACAGCGACCACAACAATTGTTCTCTATTCGGATACTCAATGTCCATATTGCCGTGTTTTCTACCCGGAGTTAAAAAAGGTTCTATCCGAAAACCCGGATGTCCGTCTTGTTTATCGTCCAACTCCGTTTAAGCCCACAGGACAAGTGGAAGAAAAAGCGATGGATTGCGCAAATGACCAAGGAAAATACTGGGAATATCTTGACGCAATTTATACTTCCACCGACACGGAAAACATTATCGATCCGGCCCGTTTAGCAAAAATCGGCACAGATTTAGGTTTAGACGGAACAGTGTTCTCTCAATGTTTAAGCTCGGACAAATACGGATCGAAAACCCAAATCTATCTTGACGCCGCCCGCGTTGCAAAAATCACCGGCACGCCAACTTCGATTATTATCGGACCAAAAGGTGCAACACCGATAAGGGGCGCTGTTGGTGCCGACCAGTTGGCAAAAGTGGTCAATTCGGTTAAGTAA